One Agelaius phoeniceus isolate bAgePho1 chromosome 6, bAgePho1.hap1, whole genome shotgun sequence DNA window includes the following coding sequences:
- the CYB561A3 gene encoding lysosomal membrane ascorbate-dependent ferrireductase CYB561A3 isoform X1 → MAAPSDEEGAVGPRCHHRSPAMLDVPFLPFCAFLGALGLLCVAMVGTWCQHWRGGFSLDGSSRTFNWHPVLMVTGLVVLYGAAALVYRIPHTWSGPKLPWKVLHGSLALGAFVLTVLGLAAVFCFHNSQGTPNMYSLHSWMGLGTVLLFSCQWAAGFGAFLLPWAPTWLRALYKPIHVFFGSTILMLSVASCVSGINEKLFFSLKNGTMAYKLLPAEAVFANTLGLLILIFGVLVVAALARPSWKRPDSDSPDSRQPLLSAER, encoded by the exons atggcggcgcccagTGACGAGGAGGGGGCGGTGGGGCCCAG gtgccaccACCGCTCCCCGGCTATGCTGGACGttcccttcctgcccttctgTGCCTTCCTGGGAGCGCTGGGATTGCTCTGCGTGGCCATGGTGGGCACCTGGTGCCAGCACTGGCGCGGGGGCTTTTCCCTGGACGGCAGCTCCCGGACGTTCAACTGGCACCCGGTGCTGATGGTGACGGGCTTGGTGGTGCTCTACGGCGCAG CCGCCCTGGTTTACCGCATTCCCCACACGTGGAGCGGCCCCAAGCTTCCCTGGAAGGTGCTGCATGGCAGCTTGGCTTTGGGAGCATTCGTCCTGACCGTGCTGGGGCTGGCGGCTGTGTTCTGCTTCCATAATTCCCAAGGGACGCCCAACATGTACTCACTGCACAGCTGGATGGGTCTGGGAACTgtcctgctcttctcctgccAG TGGGCAGCGGGTTTTGGAGCGttcctgcttccctgggctcccACCTGGCTCCGGGCACTCTACAAGCCCATCCATGTTTTCTTTGGCTCCACCATCCTCATGTTGTCCGTGGCTTCCTGCGTGTCAGGAATCAACGAGAAGCTTTTCTTCAGCCT GAAGAACGGGACCATGGCGTACAAGCTCCTGCCGGCTGAGGCCGTGTTTGCCAACACCTTggggctcctcatcctcatTTTTGGAGTGCTGGTGGTGGCTGCCCTGGCCAGGCCCAGCTGGAAGCGTCCGGATTCCGACTCCCCGGACTCCCGCCAG cccctgctctctgctgagcGCTGA
- the CYB561A3 gene encoding lysosomal membrane ascorbate-dependent ferrireductase CYB561A3 isoform X2: protein MAPSTPDLGDPCHHRSPAMLDVPFLPFCAFLGALGLLCVAMVGTWCQHWRGGFSLDGSSRTFNWHPVLMVTGLVVLYGAAALVYRIPHTWSGPKLPWKVLHGSLALGAFVLTVLGLAAVFCFHNSQGTPNMYSLHSWMGLGTVLLFSCQWAAGFGAFLLPWAPTWLRALYKPIHVFFGSTILMLSVASCVSGINEKLFFSLKNGTMAYKLLPAEAVFANTLGLLILIFGVLVVAALARPSWKRPDSDSPDSRQPLLSAER from the exons ATGGCACCGAGTACCCCAGACTTGGGAGATCC gtgccaccACCGCTCCCCGGCTATGCTGGACGttcccttcctgcccttctgTGCCTTCCTGGGAGCGCTGGGATTGCTCTGCGTGGCCATGGTGGGCACCTGGTGCCAGCACTGGCGCGGGGGCTTTTCCCTGGACGGCAGCTCCCGGACGTTCAACTGGCACCCGGTGCTGATGGTGACGGGCTTGGTGGTGCTCTACGGCGCAG CCGCCCTGGTTTACCGCATTCCCCACACGTGGAGCGGCCCCAAGCTTCCCTGGAAGGTGCTGCATGGCAGCTTGGCTTTGGGAGCATTCGTCCTGACCGTGCTGGGGCTGGCGGCTGTGTTCTGCTTCCATAATTCCCAAGGGACGCCCAACATGTACTCACTGCACAGCTGGATGGGTCTGGGAACTgtcctgctcttctcctgccAG TGGGCAGCGGGTTTTGGAGCGttcctgcttccctgggctcccACCTGGCTCCGGGCACTCTACAAGCCCATCCATGTTTTCTTTGGCTCCACCATCCTCATGTTGTCCGTGGCTTCCTGCGTGTCAGGAATCAACGAGAAGCTTTTCTTCAGCCT GAAGAACGGGACCATGGCGTACAAGCTCCTGCCGGCTGAGGCCGTGTTTGCCAACACCTTggggctcctcatcctcatTTTTGGAGTGCTGGTGGTGGCTGCCCTGGCCAGGCCCAGCTGGAAGCGTCCGGATTCCGACTCCCCGGACTCCCGCCAG cccctgctctctgctgagcGCTGA